The proteins below are encoded in one region of Silene latifolia isolate original U9 population chromosome 2, ASM4854445v1, whole genome shotgun sequence:
- the LOC141641476 gene encoding uncharacterized protein LOC141641476, with protein MKVTEVATDKQFYVSMMVAGDFNCVLSHTKRLGGKSLDAEIDEFQSCVDVCGLVYSPAKGAFYTWNNKQDASTRVFSRLDRFQGTKMFKVVRKLKLLKNHLRQFNKDHFADIERNTMMALKHLEAIQIKIAEDPSNEYWLNMEKQAVEEYNTLQGACTLFFSQKAKLAWNKEGDNNTKYFHGVIRSTVIKNQVVSVKDVRGQGHSDPQAVKDAFLEYYKDLLGTAIQTDKVNTQIIRRERVCVAVHQDVLLLPVSKEEVKDAIFFIPEHKTPGPDGYSSAFFKDSWSIIGDEICDAIQDFFRTGKLLKQLNATTITLILKCKMTTHVYQFRPIVCCNVFYKCISKILCNRLAVVLPELVSMNQGGFLKGRSIIENIMVCQDLVRMYNRQASSARCMFKMDLMKAYDSVSWEKETEARDPMSPRLVTLCLKKDILLFSGFKEGSLPFKYLGVPITAGRFKNIDCGVLIDKTVERIRSLGDKKHSFAGRLVLVIAVLSTMYSYRASMFVLTKGVMNRVDAIYRNYLWEGSTDNNKAPLIAWHKVCVPKKEGSLGLRLSSVWNVATIRKLAWWLSVKPDKLWVQWVYHVYLKVCQIRDIIKEGFIDGNCSIGVGGYSVNGCQALMLKEKLFRFQVTTDDACCICALATKSHLHLFQDCIYSQKIYSTLAVKLGTDMGTTNQLTNNQKKKVEQAGEAGDYCCTVGCLVLDIESEK; from the exons ATGAAAGTTACTGAAGTTGCTACTGATAAACAGTTTTATGTATCTATG ATGGTAGCTGGAGATTTTAATTGTGTGCTGTCTCACACTAAAAGGCTAGGTGGTAAAAGTTTAGATGCAGAGATTGATGAATTCCAGAGTTGTGTGGATGTTTGTGGATTGGTGTATAGTCCTGCAAAAGGGGCTTTTTACACATGGAATAATAAGCAAGATGCAAGTACCAGAGTTTTTAGCAGACTTGACAGA TTCCAAGGCACTAAGATGTTCAAAGTGGTAAGAAAATTGAAGCTGTTGAAGAATCATCTTAGGCAATTTAACAAGGATCATTTTGCAGATATAGAGAGAAATACTATGATGGCCTTGAAACACTTGGAGGCTATCCAGATTAAGATTGCAGAGGATCCTAGTAATGAGTATTGGTTGAATATGGAGAAACAAGCTGTGGAGGAGTACAATACTTTGCAGGGAGCCTGTACCTTGTTTTTCAGCCAGAAAGCTAAGCTTGCATGGAATAAAGAAGGAGATAATAATACAAAATATTTCCATGGTGTTATAAGAAGTACAGTTATCAAAAATCAGGTAGTGAGTGTGAAAGATGTTAGGGGCCAGGGGCATTCTGATCCTCAAGCAGTCAAGGATGCCTTCCTTGAATATTATAAAGATCTATTGGGGACTGCTATTCAGACTGATAAAGTTAACACTCAGATTATCAGAAGAGAAAGGGTGTGTGTTGCTGTTCATCAGGATGTTCTACTGTTACCTGTGAGTAAGGAGGAAGTCAAAGATGCTATCTTTTTTATTCCTGAACATAAAACACCTGGACCAGATGGGTACTCAAGTGCCTTCTTCAAAGATTCTTGGAGCATTATAGGGGATGAAATTTGTGATGCTATCCAAGACTTTTTTAGAACTGGAAAGCTCCTTAAACAGTTGAATGCTACTACCATTACCCTTATTCTTAAATGCAAGATGACTACCCATGTTTATCAATTCAGACCTATTGTTTGTTGCAATGTCTTTTACAAGTGTATCTCCAAAATCCTTTGTAACAGATTAGCAGTAGTTTTGCCTGAGTTAGTGAGTATGAATCAAGGGGGATTTCTTAAGGGGAGGAGTataatagagaatattatggTTTGTCAAGATTTGGTGAGGATGTATAACAGACAAGCTTCCTCTGCTAGATGTATGTTCAAGATGGATCTTATGAAGGCTTATGACTCTGTCAGCT GGGAAAAGGAGACTGAGGCAAGGGATCCAATGTCTCCACGACTCGTCACTTTAT GCCTAAAGAAGGATATTTTATTATTTTCTGGGTTCAAAGAAGGTTCACTACCTTTTAAGTACCTAGGTGTGCCTATTACTGCAGGCAGGTTTAAAAATATTGATTGTGGAGTGCTCATTGATAAGACTGTTGAGAGGATCAGAAGTCTAGGGGATAAAAAACACTCCTTTGCAGGGAGATTAGTTCTTGTCATAGCTGTACTGTCTACCATGTATAGCTACCGAGCTTCTATGTTTGTTTTAACTAAGGGTGTCATGAACAGGGTAGATGCCATATACAGGAACTATCTGTGGGAAGGGAGTACAGATAATAATAAAGCTCCATTGATAGCCTGGCATAAAGTATGTGTGCCTAAAAAGGAAGGGAGTCTTGGACTCAGATTAAGCTCAGTCTGGAATGTTGCTACTATTAGAAAACTGGCCTGGTGGTTGTCAGTGAAGCCTGATAAGCTCTGGGTCCAGTGGGTATATCATGTTTATTTAAAG GTATGTCAAATAAGAGACATTATCAAGGAGGGATTTATTGATGGGAATTGTAGTATTGGTGTTGGGGGCTACTCTGTCAATGGCT GTCAAGCTTTAATGCTGAAGGAGAAATTATTCAGATTTCAGGTCACAACTGATGATGCTTGCTGTATTTGTGCACTGGCTACTAAAAGTCATCTACATCTATTCCAGGACTGCATTTACAGCCAGAAGATCTATAGTACTCTTGCTGTGAAGCTAGGTACTGATATGGGTACGACTAATCAGCTAACAAATAATCAGAAGAAGAAGGTGGAGCAAGCTGGGGAAGCAGGTGACTACTGTTGCACTGTTGGCTGCCTGGTACTTGATATTGAATCAGAGAAATGA